Proteins from a single region of Fusobacterium gonidiaformans ATCC 25563:
- a CDS encoding AbgT family transporter → MANETEFSRKGFLGKVAAISNRLPHPVTIFIILSVVVAFLSVIFSQMGVQVEIEAINRSTKEVELQTFQVRNLLNAEGIRWIFESAVENFISFEPLGVVLFFSLFFNFLNEVGLFPSFLKKSMQKIKGRYVSFFIAFLGVNSSFAGDIGYVLVIPIAGIIYKQLKRNPIAGIILGFSSTSAGFAACLVSIDALLGGLSTSAMSIVNPDYIVTPLANSIFMFFFTFFITFIIAFINDRFIEPQLEGMTLEEEISETEENNFSILTEEENKGLRAAGLGFLVSLAIILILSVPSWAPLRNPNTGKLLLGWSPLLSAIVPVICFIFFVPGLFYGIATKKIRNDKDLMTFLFKSLDGFGAFIVLCFFSSIFISWFSYSQLGIIIAAEGGKFLSGIGLSRLPLIIAFVLFCSFANLFIGSMTSKYVLLAPIFLPMLYKMGISPELAQLAYRIGDSSTNVVSPLMSYFALILIYCNKYNKKFGMGDLITYMIPHAIVILISSLIFLGIWVTFDLPIGFGTVNFL, encoded by the coding sequence ATGGCAAACGAAACGGAATTTTCTAGAAAAGGTTTTTTAGGAAAAGTTGCGGCAATTTCTAATCGATTACCGCATCCAGTAACTATTTTTATCATCTTATCAGTTGTAGTAGCTTTTCTATCTGTCATTTTTTCACAAATGGGTGTTCAAGTAGAGATTGAAGCGATCAATCGTTCTACAAAAGAAGTGGAGCTACAAACTTTTCAGGTTCGTAACCTATTAAATGCGGAAGGAATACGATGGATATTTGAATCTGCAGTAGAAAATTTTATTTCTTTTGAACCCTTAGGAGTTGTTTTATTTTTTTCATTATTCTTCAATTTTTTAAATGAAGTTGGTTTGTTTCCAAGTTTTTTAAAGAAATCTATGCAAAAAATTAAAGGAAGATATGTATCATTTTTCATAGCTTTTTTGGGAGTCAATTCTTCTTTTGCTGGGGATATTGGTTATGTTTTAGTGATTCCTATCGCCGGAATTATTTATAAACAATTGAAAAGAAATCCTATTGCCGGAATTATTTTAGGATTTTCTTCTACTTCAGCTGGATTTGCTGCTTGTTTAGTTTCTATAGATGCACTTTTAGGGGGATTGTCTACTTCAGCAATGAGTATTGTAAATCCTGATTATATAGTGACACCTTTAGCAAACTCTATTTTTATGTTTTTCTTTACTTTTTTTATTACCTTTATTATCGCTTTTATCAATGACCGATTTATCGAACCACAATTAGAGGGTATGACTTTAGAGGAAGAGATTTCTGAAACAGAAGAAAATAATTTTTCTATTTTAACAGAAGAAGAAAATAAAGGATTGCGTGCTGCTGGCTTAGGATTTCTTGTTTCTTTAGCCATTATTCTTATTCTTTCTGTACCATCATGGGCACCACTTAGAAATCCAAATACAGGAAAACTACTATTAGGTTGGAGTCCATTATTATCTGCGATTGTTCCAGTAATCTGTTTTATTTTCTTCGTTCCTGGATTGTTTTATGGAATTGCAACTAAGAAAATTAGAAATGACAAGGATTTAATGACTTTTTTATTTAAATCTTTAGATGGATTTGGAGCTTTTATTGTATTGTGTTTCTTCTCTTCTATCTTTATTTCTTGGTTCTCTTATAGTCAATTAGGAATTATTATTGCAGCGGAAGGAGGAAAATTTTTATCAGGAATAGGATTAAGTAGATTACCTTTGATCATAGCTTTTGTGTTATTCTGTTCTTTTGCAAATTTATTTATAGGTTCTATGACTAGTAAATATGTCTTGTTAGCTCCTATTTTTCTACCTATGTTATACAAAATGGGAATTTCACCTGAATTAGCTCAGTTAGCTTATAGAATAGGTGATTCTTCTACGAATGTGGTTTCTCCATTGATGAGTTATTTTGCATTGATTTTAATTTATTGTAATAAATACAATAAAAAATTTGGAATGGGAGATTTAATCACATATATGATACCTCATGCCATTGTGATTTTAATATCTAGCTTAATTTTCTTAGGAATTTGGGTTACTTTTGATTTACCAATTGGATTTGGAACTGTTAACTTCCTATAA
- a CDS encoding gamma-glutamyl-gamma-aminobutyrate hydrolase family protein, whose amino-acid sequence MKKPIIGITSAYEKEEGLRNYHRTTVSIDYTKAVVKGGGIPLVIPVTEDREIIKDQIALLDGLLLSGGTDLNPFLYGEDFKNGIHLVSPERDAYEWILLEEFLKTGKPILGVCRGHQLLNVYFKGSLYQDLKYYSSEVIQHRQEMYPELATHTVNIIDRDNILFELYGEKIFTNSFHHQIINRLGENLTVIATTNDGVIEAFQKKSHKFLYGIQWHPEMMTARGNTEMQKIFEKFVSYCMKE is encoded by the coding sequence ATGAAAAAACCAATTATTGGAATTACATCTGCTTATGAAAAAGAAGAAGGATTAAGAAACTACCATAGAACGACGGTTAGTATTGATTATACAAAGGCTGTTGTCAAAGGAGGAGGAATTCCTTTGGTAATTCCGGTAACAGAAGACAGGGAGATTATAAAAGATCAGATTGCTTTGTTAGATGGTTTGTTACTATCAGGGGGAACTGATTTAAACCCTTTTTTATATGGAGAAGATTTTAAAAACGGAATTCATTTAGTCTCTCCGGAAAGAGATGCTTATGAATGGATATTATTGGAAGAGTTTTTAAAAACAGGTAAGCCTATTTTAGGAGTTTGTCGGGGACATCAATTGTTAAATGTTTATTTTAAAGGAAGTTTATATCAAGATTTGAAATATTATTCTTCGGAAGTAATACAGCATCGACAGGAGATGTATCCTGAATTGGCAACACATACTGTAAATATTATCGATAGGGATAACATATTGTTTGAATTGTATGGAGAGAAAATTTTTACGAATTCTTTTCATCATCAAATCATCAATCGACTGGGAGAAAATTTAACGGTAATTGCTACGACAAACGATGGGGTTATTGAAGCTTTTCAAAAAAAATCGCATAAGTTTCTATATGGAATTCAATGGCATCCTGAAATGATGACCGCAAGAGGTAATACGGAAATGCAAAAGATTTTTGAAAAATTTGTGAGTTATTGTATGAAAGAATAA
- a CDS encoding MurR/RpiR family transcriptional regulator, whose amino-acid sequence MDKISKFYMEHYKTLTKGEKKIAEYIVKNPKQVLLLSALELGKEIGVSDASILRFSKALGFVKFTEFRNYIALELREANPADRIVKHWDNFQSNSDIVNKIVNADLKNIKEFLMNIDFEAVNELVSWINHSRKIYILGIGSSRAISQFLFWHIKRLGFDTECVNEGGLGLYEIFSHINERDLVILFTFPRFLQDEVRALSLAKEKKAKIVAITSNLFSEISYLSDMVFKLSCENEGFFNSYIVPMELCNIILTALFEQNKEKIYSEMKKNTEMKDFLFTNEK is encoded by the coding sequence ATGGATAAAATCAGTAAATTCTATATGGAGCATTATAAAACTCTGACAAAAGGTGAAAAAAAAATAGCGGAATATATTGTAAAAAATCCAAAACAAGTATTGTTACTCTCTGCTTTGGAATTGGGCAAGGAAATTGGAGTAAGTGATGCTTCTATTTTAAGATTTTCAAAAGCATTAGGGTTTGTAAAATTTACAGAGTTTAGAAACTATATTGCATTAGAGCTTAGAGAAGCAAATCCAGCAGATAGAATAGTAAAGCATTGGGATAATTTTCAATCAAATTCTGATATTGTGAATAAAATTGTAAATGCAGATCTGAAAAATATAAAAGAATTTCTGATGAATATAGATTTTGAAGCTGTGAATGAGCTTGTTTCATGGATCAATCATAGTCGAAAGATCTATATTTTAGGAATTGGTTCTAGTCGTGCTATTTCTCAATTTCTATTTTGGCATATTAAAAGATTAGGTTTTGATACAGAATGTGTTAATGAAGGAGGTTTGGGATTGTATGAAATTTTTTCTCATATCAATGAGAGAGATTTAGTCATTCTTTTTACTTTCCCCAGGTTTTTACAGGATGAAGTTCGAGCTCTCAGCTTAGCAAAAGAAAAAAAAGCGAAAATTGTAGCGATAACCAGTAATCTATTTTCAGAGATTAGTTATCTAAGTGATATGGTATTTAAACTTTCCTGTGAAAATGAAGGATTTTTTAATTCTTATATTGTTCCTATGGAATTATGTAATATTATTCTAACAGCTTTATTTGAACAAAATAAGGAAAAAATTTACTCTGAAATGAAAAAAAATACGGAAATGAAAGATTTTTTATTTACGAATGAGAAATAA
- a CDS encoding XTP/dITP diphosphatase: MKLFLATGNKHKIEEIKAIFHENEVEIFSILDGISIPEVVEDGKTFEENSQKKALEIAKYLNMMTVADDSGLCVDALGGAPGVYSARYSEEGTDEANNQKLIQNLKGIDNRKARFVSVISFAKPDGEVFSFRGEVEGEIVDDRRGEFGFGYDPYFYVKEYGKTLAEMPEVKNQISHRANALKKFQEFWRQKKSF, from the coding sequence ATGAAATTATTTTTAGCAACAGGAAATAAGCATAAGATTGAAGAAATCAAAGCGATTTTTCATGAAAATGAAGTAGAGATTTTTTCGATCTTAGATGGAATTTCGATTCCTGAAGTAGTGGAAGACGGAAAAACATTTGAAGAAAATTCACAAAAAAAAGCATTGGAAATTGCAAAATATTTAAATATGATGACAGTTGCTGATGATTCCGGGCTTTGTGTTGATGCTTTGGGTGGAGCACCTGGAGTCTATTCTGCTAGATATTCTGAAGAAGGAACTGATGAAGCAAATAATCAAAAATTGATTCAAAACTTGAAAGGGATAGACAATAGAAAAGCAAGATTTGTTTCTGTGATTAGTTTTGCAAAACCTGATGGAGAAGTTTTTTCTTTTCGTGGAGAAGTCGAGGGAGAAATCGTTGATGATAGACGTGGGGAATTTGGTTTTGGTTATGATCCTTATTTTTATGTAAAAGAATATGGAAAAACTTTAGCAGAAATGCCGGAAGTAAAAAATCAAATTAGTCATAGAGCAAATGCTTTGAAAAAATTTCAAGAATTTTGGAGGCAAAAGAAAAGTTTTTAG
- the rph gene encoding ribonuclease PH → MERIDGRKENQLREIKITRDFNIHAEGSVLIESGNTKVICTASVSEKVPSFIKNTGKGWLTAEYSMIPRATGERNQREAAKGKLSGRTMEIQRLIGRALRSSIDLEKLGERTITLDCDVIQADGGTRTASITGAFVAMAIAAAKLLREGTITESPVLSSVAAVSVGKCEGNIFLDLNYVEDSSAEVDMNVIQNDLGEYIEVQGTGEEATFCRKELNALLDMAEIGIHQLLEKQREVLGEDYEIIFSNRK, encoded by the coding sequence GTGGAAAGAATAGATGGAAGAAAAGAAAATCAGTTGAGAGAAATTAAAATCACTAGAGATTTTAATATTCATGCTGAGGGATCTGTACTGATAGAATCTGGAAATACAAAAGTAATTTGTACAGCAAGTGTTAGTGAAAAAGTTCCTTCTTTTATTAAAAATACAGGAAAAGGTTGGCTGACTGCAGAATACTCTATGATTCCAAGAGCAACAGGAGAGAGAAATCAAAGGGAAGCTGCTAAAGGAAAATTATCAGGTAGGACAATGGAAATTCAAAGATTGATTGGGAGAGCCTTACGTTCTTCAATAGATTTAGAAAAATTAGGGGAAAGAACGATTACTTTGGATTGTGATGTTATTCAAGCGGATGGAGGAACAAGAACAGCATCGATTACAGGGGCTTTTGTGGCTATGGCAATTGCAGCCGCAAAGTTATTACGAGAAGGAACTATTACAGAAAGTCCTGTTCTTTCTAGCGTGGCTGCTGTGAGTGTTGGAAAATGTGAAGGGAATATTTTCTTAGATTTGAACTATGTGGAAGATTCTTCGGCAGAAGTGGATATGAATGTAATTCAAAATGATTTGGGAGAATATATTGAAGTACAAGGAACAGGAGAAGAAGCTACTTTTTGTCGAAAAGAACTAAATGCTTTATTGGATATGGCTGAAATTGGAATTCATCAATTATTGGAAAAACAAAGAGAAGTTTTAGGAGAAGATTATGAAATTATTTTTAGCAACAGGAAATAA
- a CDS encoding ABC transporter ATP-binding protein translates to MKKLSWNPLKNKSLSTFLHYSMQYKWKMFAIVILSALASAMSAIPAWLSKYLIDDVLVKQEKNMLFLVLAGMFFCTLIKVLAVYYADIGSGYITEVIKRDIKVDIFKHLQKLPLHYYKKNKLGDIMARLSGDTSTLGRMGFIIFEMFKEFLTTFVLIIRMFQVDYILALISLIVLPLILQIVRKYTKKIRKSGRVRQDTAGAITAFTQESLSGIFVVKAFNAMKIMISKYEEISYDEFQKSFKTAKIKAKVSPINELITTLMIVLVALYGGYKIIVTKDITSGDLVSFVTALGLMQQPLKRLVAKNNELQESIPSADRVLEILEENIEKEYTGEEKHLDGRIESIEIENVSFVYPDTTENVLEDISLSIKSGEVVALVGKSGSGKSTLVNLIARFYETVSGKILINGVDSQTIPLEEFRNYIGVVPQESFLFSGSIAENIAFGKERVTQEEIEKAAKMANAYDFIMELPEQFETEVGERGTRLSGGQKQRIAIARALIQNPQIMILDEATSALDTESEKLVQEALDELMKGRTTFVIAHRLSTIIHADKIVVMEDGKIREVGNHTELLEKKGLYEHLYHIQFQEKMEEK, encoded by the coding sequence ATGAAAAAACTATCATGGAATCCATTAAAAAATAAGTCATTAAGTACTTTCTTGCATTATAGTATGCAATATAAATGGAAAATGTTTGCCATTGTAATTTTATCCGCCTTGGCGTCAGCTATGAGTGCCATTCCGGCTTGGTTAAGTAAGTATTTGATTGATGACGTTCTAGTAAAACAAGAAAAAAATATGTTATTCTTAGTATTAGCAGGAATGTTTTTTTGTACTTTGATTAAGGTTCTTGCTGTTTATTATGCTGATATAGGATCCGGTTATATTACAGAGGTCATAAAGAGAGATATTAAAGTAGATATTTTTAAGCATTTGCAAAAACTTCCTCTACATTATTACAAGAAAAATAAATTGGGGGATATTATGGCAAGGCTTTCCGGAGATACTTCAACTCTCGGAAGAATGGGATTTATTATTTTTGAAATGTTTAAAGAGTTTTTAACAACTTTTGTGTTAATCATTCGTATGTTTCAAGTGGACTATATTTTAGCTCTTATTTCCTTAATTGTACTACCTTTAATTTTACAAATTGTAAGGAAGTATACCAAAAAAATTAGAAAATCAGGAAGGGTTCGTCAAGATACTGCAGGGGCAATTACTGCTTTCACACAAGAAAGTTTATCAGGAATCTTTGTAGTAAAAGCTTTTAATGCTATGAAAATAATGATTTCAAAATACGAAGAAATTAGCTATGATGAATTTCAAAAGTCCTTTAAAACAGCTAAAATTAAAGCAAAGGTTTCTCCTATCAATGAGCTAATTACTACTCTTATGATTGTGTTAGTTGCTCTATATGGGGGATATAAAATTATTGTGACGAAAGACATCACTTCTGGAGATTTAGTGTCTTTTGTGACAGCTCTAGGATTGATGCAACAACCTTTAAAACGTTTGGTAGCTAAAAATAACGAACTTCAAGAATCTATCCCGTCTGCTGATAGAGTGTTAGAAATTTTGGAAGAAAATATAGAGAAAGAATATACTGGGGAAGAAAAGCATTTAGATGGAAGAATTGAAAGCATTGAGATAGAAAATGTTTCCTTTGTTTATCCTGATACCACAGAGAACGTTTTAGAAGATATAAGTCTTTCTATTAAGTCAGGCGAAGTTGTTGCTCTGGTTGGAAAAAGCGGAAGCGGAAAGAGCACTTTGGTAAATTTAATAGCTCGTTTTTATGAAACAGTTTCCGGAAAAATTTTAATCAATGGAGTAGATAGTCAAACGATTCCATTAGAAGAGTTTAGAAATTATATCGGGGTAGTACCACAAGAAAGCTTTTTATTCAGTGGAAGTATTGCAGAAAATATTGCTTTTGGAAAAGAGAGGGTTACTCAAGAAGAAATAGAAAAAGCTGCTAAAATGGCAAATGCTTACGACTTTATTATGGAGCTTCCTGAGCAATTTGAAACAGAAGTAGGAGAGCGAGGAACTCGTTTATCAGGAGGACAAAAGCAAAGAATCGCAATTGCAAGAGCTCTGATTCAAAATCCTCAAATTATGATCTTAGATGAGGCAACTTCGGCTTTGGATACGGAATCAGAAAAATTAGTACAGGAAGCCTTAGATGAACTGATGAAAGGAAGAACAACCTTTGTCATTGCTCATCGTCTGTCTACTATTATTCATGCGGATAAGATCGTTGTGATGGAAGATGGAAAAATTAGAGAAGTAGGAAATCATACAGAATTATTAGAGAAAAAAGGATTGTATGAACATTTGTATCATATACAGTTTCAAGAAAAAATGGAGGAAAAGTAG
- the lpxB gene encoding lipid-A-disaccharide synthase codes for MKIFVSTGEVSGDLHLSYLAKVIRKKYPDCELYGVAGLHSREAGVTVIQDIQELAIMGFLEAFKKYSFLKEKMESYLQFIEKEKIEKVLLIDYGGFHLKFLKALKERCPDVKVNYYIPPKLWVWGKKRIQSLRLADEIMVIFPWEVDFYQKEGVKVHYFGNPLVETCPPRKQSGDKILLLPGSRKQEILSVMDIYYDLILRNPKQEFLLKLSNEEAFSFLPKEMKDLPNVEIIFGKDLGEIVKKCSYAVAVSGTVTLELALFDVPSIVVYRTSFLNYFIAKYLLKVGYISLPNITLGEEVFPELIQKDCEVKNIEQYLEKIKQNPASWKKKLESVRESLSGENIIENYADFLVEGEK; via the coding sequence ATGAAAATTTTTGTTTCCACTGGAGAAGTGTCAGGAGATTTACATCTTTCTTATTTAGCAAAAGTCATTCGTAAGAAATACCCAGATTGTGAATTATATGGAGTTGCGGGTCTTCATAGTCGAGAAGCAGGAGTCACTGTGATACAAGATATACAAGAACTTGCTATTATGGGATTTTTAGAAGCTTTCAAAAAATACAGTTTTTTAAAAGAAAAGATGGAAAGCTATCTTCAATTTATAGAAAAAGAGAAGATAGAAAAAGTACTTTTGATTGATTATGGAGGCTTTCACTTAAAATTTTTAAAAGCCTTAAAAGAAAGATGCCCTGATGTAAAAGTGAATTATTATATCCCACCAAAATTATGGGTATGGGGGAAAAAAAGAATTCAAAGTTTAAGATTAGCAGATGAAATTATGGTAATTTTTCCTTGGGAAGTCGATTTTTATCAAAAAGAGGGAGTAAAAGTTCATTATTTTGGGAATCCTTTGGTAGAGACATGCCCTCCTAGAAAGCAAAGTGGAGATAAGATTTTGTTATTGCCCGGAAGTAGAAAACAAGAAATTTTATCTGTCATGGACATTTATTATGATTTGATTTTAAGAAATCCAAAACAAGAATTTTTATTAAAATTATCAAATGAAGAGGCATTTTCTTTTTTGCCGAAAGAAATGAAAGATCTACCCAATGTCGAAATTATATTTGGAAAAGATTTGGGAGAAATTGTGAAAAAATGTTCTTATGCTGTGGCAGTATCTGGAACGGTTACTCTTGAACTAGCTCTTTTTGATGTTCCAAGCATTGTCGTATATAGAACTTCTTTTTTAAATTACTTTATTGCGAAGTATCTTTTAAAAGTTGGATACATCTCTTTACCTAATATTACTTTGGGAGAAGAAGTGTTTCCTGAATTGATTCAAAAAGATTGTGAAGTGAAAAATATTGAACAATATTTAGAAAAAATAAAACAAAATCCGGCATCATGGAAGAAAAAATTAGAGTCGGTAAGGGAAAGCTTATCGGGAGAAAATATTATAGAAAATTATGCCGATTTTCTAGTTGAAGGAGAAAAATGA